A single genomic interval of Suncus etruscus isolate mSunEtr1 chromosome 12, mSunEtr1.pri.cur, whole genome shotgun sequence harbors:
- the SF3B6 gene encoding splicing factor 3B subunit 6 produces the protein MAMQAAKRANIRLPPEVNRILYIRNLPYKITAEEMYDIFGKYGPIRQIRVGNTPETRGTAYVVYEDIFDAKNACDHLSGFNVCNRYLVVLYYNANRAFQKMDTKKKEEQLKLLKEKYGINTDPPK, from the exons atTCGCCTTCCTCCTGAAGTAAACCGTATTTTGTACATAAGGAATTTGCCGTACAAGATCACAGCTGAAGAAATGTATGACATATTTGGGAAATATGGGCCTATTCGGCAAATCAGAGT CGGGAATACTCCGGAAACTAGAGGAACAGCTTACGTGGTCTATGAAGACATCTTTGATGCCAAGAATGCCTGTGATCACCTGTCGGGATTCAATGTCTGTAACAGATACCTCGTGGTGCTGTACTATAACGCCAACAGG GCATTTCAGAAGATGGATACCAAGAAGAAGGAAGAACAGTTGAAGCTTCTTAAGGAGAAATACGGCATCAACACAGACCCACCGAAGTAA
- the FKBP1B gene encoding peptidyl-prolyl cis-trans isomerase FKBP1B — protein sequence MLQNGKKFDSSRDRNKPFKFRIGKQEVIKGFEEGAAQMSLGQRAKLTCTPDVAYGATGHPGVIPPNATLIFDVELLNLE from the exons ATGctccaaaatggaaagaaatttgaTTCATCCCGAGACAGAAACAAACCTTTCAAGTTCAGAATTGGCAAGCAGGAAGTTATCAAGGGGTTTGAAGAGGGTGCAGCCCAG ATGAGCTTGGGGCAGAGGGCGAAGCTGACCTGCACCCCTGACGTGGCATACGGAGCCACGGGCCACCCTGGCGTCATCCCTCCCAACGCCACCCTCATCTTTGACGTGGAACTGCTCAACTTAGAGTGA